From one Felis catus isolate Fca126 chromosome E2, F.catus_Fca126_mat1.0, whole genome shotgun sequence genomic stretch:
- the ZCCHC14 gene encoding zinc finger CCHC domain-containing protein 14 isoform X4, producing the protein MHSSSHPDASCSFPACLQCLSFPVLDACMLCNLTPAMAGISRGSSSNRFNVLTALNGSSQQVTPRTEAPVSSVSNSLENALHTSAHSTEESLPKRTVGKHSKVSVEKIDLKGLSHTKNERNVECSFEVLWSDSSVTSVTKSSSEVTEFMSKLPQLYPEENLEKFIPCLAGPDSFYVERSHMDLEADLRYLTSLPSHVLKNDHIKKFFSTSSPTQQLQSPSPGTPSLSKVGTVMGVSGRPVCGVAGIPSSQSGAQHHMQHSAGAAALPHCSHAGGAGSALAYRAQMDTSPAILMPSSLQTPQTQEQNGILDWLRKLRLHKYYPVFKQLTMEKFLSLTEEDLNKFESLTMGAKKKLKTQLELEKEKSEKRCLNPAAPPPVTGSGVARVPPTSHVGPVQTVRGAHAAALRVEVEQPPHQTAREGSSSECSSSSPSPMGVQAREESSDSAEENDRRVEIHLEGSDKEKPVMLLNHFPSSSARPTAQVLPVQNEAGSSPSGHHALPPQMMAAASHLAPIRMLNSVHKSERGGADMKLLPPSVHSLLSLEERSKLSGPRGGIKVDKNFGHAVIDAAPTPGPQQPLQVLSALAESSAVSPTVSFGPRAKVVHTSALDRVLKPAPQPAPGGETSTAAAGTSSTVFHVARPPIKLLVSSSVPADSAISGQTPCSNNVQISVPPAIINPRTALYTANTKAAFSAMSSVPVGPLQGGFCANSNTASSSSHPSTSFASMATVPSCPAPSSSPALSSAPESSFYSGGGGSGSPGNIPASAQNHHHHHHHQQQSAPQQPAPAPPPGCVVCTSCGCSGSCGSSGLTVSYANYFQHPFSGPSVFPFPFLPFSPVCGSGYVGAQQYGGGAFPVVHSPYGGGVPPEPVLGGQSAFAVPPVQSFMAGAAGVYQAPGLVGGGGGGGGGGGPGHKKSGNLSCYNCGATGHRAQDCKQPSMDFNRQGTFRLKYAPPAESLDSTD; encoded by the exons ATGCACTCTTCTTCTCATCCAGATGCTTCTTGCTCATTTCCAGCTTGTCTTCAGTGCTTGTCCTTTCCCGTCCTGGACGCCTGCATGCTCTGTAACCTAACTCCTGCCATGGCCGGTATCTCCCGGGGGTCATCAAGCAACCGTTTTAACGTGCTGACCGCTCTGAACGGTTCGTCTCAGCAG GTAACTCCAAGAACCGAGGCTCCGGTCAGCAGCGTGAGTAATAGTTTGGAGAACGCACTACACACATCAGCACATTCCACGGAGGAGTCGCTGCCCAAGAGGACTGTGGGGAAACACTCCAAAG TGAGTGTTGAAAAGATAGACCTGAAGGGattgtcacacacaaaaaatgaaagaaatgttgaATGTTCCTTTGAG gtCTTGTGGTCTGATTCTTCAGTAACATCAGTAACCAAATCTTCCTCTGAAGTGACTGAATTTATGTCAAAG ttACCTCAGCTGTACCCTGAAGAAAATCTGGAGAAATTCATTCCTTGCTTGGCTGGCCCAGATTCCTTTTACGTAGAGCGAAGCCACATGGATCTGGAAGCGGACCTGAG gtatttgACTTCATTACCTTCTCATGTATTGAAAAATGACcacattaagaaatttttcaGCACTTCATCTCCCACCCAACAGCTTCAAAGTCCAA GTCCTGGCACCCCTTCCCTTTCCAAAGTGGGCACCGTGATGGGCGTGTCTGGAAG GCCCGTGTGTGGCGTGGCCGGCATCCCCTCCTCTCAGAGCGGCGCCCAGCACCACATGCAGCACTCGGCCGGCGCGGCCGCCTTGCCCCACTGCTCCCACGCGGGGGGTGCCGGCTCAGCCCTGGCCTACCGGGCCCAGATGGACACGTCGCCCGCCATCCTGATGCCCTCCAGTCTGCAGacccctcagacccaggagcagAATGGGATCTTAGACTGGCTTAGGAAACTGCGCTTGCACAAATATTACCCCGTCTTCAAACAGCTCACGATGGAGAAG TTTCTGAGCCTTACTGaggaagatctaaataaattTGAATCCCTCACCATGGGAGCAAAGAAAAAACTCAAGACTCAGCTAGAGCTGGAGAA ggagaagtcaGAGAAACGGTGCCTGAACCCTGCAGCTCCACCCCCGGTCACCGGCAGCGGAGTGGCTCGCGTCCCCCCGACCAGCCACGTGGGTCCCGTGCAGACCGTGCGAGGCGCCCACGCTGCAG CGCTGCGGGTGGAAGTGGAGCAGCCCCCTCACCAGACGGCCCGGGAAGGCAGCTCCTCCGAGTGCTCCAGCTCCTCGCCCAGCCCGATGGGGGTGCAGGCCCGGGAAGAGAGCTCGGACAGCGCCGAGGAGAACGACAGAC GTGTGGAGATTCACTTGGAGGGCTCGGACAAGGAGAAGCCCGTCATGCTCCTGAACCACTTCCCTTCAAGCTCTGCCAGGCCCACGGCCCAGGTTCTCCCCGTGCAGAACGAGGCGGGCTCCAGTCCATCGGGCCACCACGCCCTGCCCCCCCAGATGATGGCTGCGGCCTCACACCTGGCGCCCATCCGGATGCTGAATTCCGTGCACAAGTCGGAGAGGGGGGGCGCGGACATGAAGCTCCTCCCGCCTTCCGTGCACTCGCTGCTGTCTCTCGAAGAACGGAGTAAGCTCTCGGGACCAAGAGGCGGCATCAAAGTGGACAAGAACTTCGGCCACGCTGTGATCGACGCGGCCCCCACGCCCggcccccagcagcccctgcaGGTCCTCTCCGCGCTTGCCGAGAGCAGCGCCGTGTCACCCACCGTCTCCTTTGGTCCCCGCGCCAAAGTCGTGCACACGTCTGCGCTGGACAGAGTCCTGAAGCCGGCCCCGCAGCCCGCCCCGGGCGGGGAGACCAGCACCGCTGCTGCGGGCACGTCCAGCACCGTCTTCCACGTGGCTCGGCCCCCCATCAAACTCCTGGTGTCTTCATCCGTCCCCGCGGATTCTGCCATTTCCGGGCAAACTCCCTGTTCTAATAACGTGCAAATAAGCGTGCCCCCTGCAATAATAAACCCCCGGACTGCCCTGTACACCGCCAACACCAAAGCTGCCTTCTCTGCGATGAGCAGTGTGCCCGTGGGGCCCCTGCAGGGCGGCTTCTGTGCGAACAGCAACACTGCCTCCTCCAGCAGCCACCCCTCCACGTCCTTCGCCAGCATGGCCACCGTGCCCAGCTGCCCggcccccagctccagccccgCGCTCTCCTCGGCCCCCGAAAGCAGTTTCtacagcggcggcggcggctccggcTCCCCCGGGAACATTCCCGCCTCCGCCcagaaccaccaccaccaccaccaccatcagcagCAGTCGGCGCCCCAGCAGCCCGCGCCCGCGCCGCCCCCGGGCTGCGTCGTGTGCACGTCGTGCGGGTGCAGCGGCAGCTGTGGCTCCAGCGGCCTGACCGTCAGCTACGCCAACTACTTCCAGCACCCGTTCTCGGGGCCGTCcgtcttccccttccccttcctgcccttCAGCCCCGTGTGCGGCAGCGGCTACGTGGGCGCCCAGCAGTACGGCGGCGGCGCCTTCCCCGTGGTGCACTCGCCCTATGGCGGCGGCGTGCCCCCCGAGCCCGTGCTGGGCGGCCAGTCAGCCTTCGCCGTGCCGCCCGTGCAGAGCTTCATGGCGGGCGCGGCGGGCGTGTACCAGGCGCCGGGGCTGgtgggcggtggcggcggcggcggcggcggcggcggcccgggcCATAAGAAGAGTGGCAACTTGTCGTGTTACAACTGCGGGGCCACGGGGCACCGCGCTCAGGACTGCAAGCAGCCGTCCATGGACTTCAATCGGCAAG GTACTTTTAGGTTGAAATATGCCCCTCCAGCAGAAAGTCTGGACTCCACAGACTGA